From Azospirillum humicireducens, a single genomic window includes:
- a CDS encoding SIS domain-containing protein: protein MPSPVNSAAAPPAPLDILDAIRRLRGELKRSEGRIAELVLADPRRVLDLNVTSLAQAAEVSEATVVRFCRSVGCAGFPDFKLRLAESQARDALRDEVRSGTPYVSQDVAPEDDVGTLARKIFSSSAAALTAASAALDEQALERAIALLAAAPRVLCVGTGGSSALAKDAAHKLLRFGADAQPCADPVLARMLLVNMGAGGVLLALSNTGRSGAINELAAAARAQGTAVVAITAPRSPLASMASVVVASQPVEDTEMYTPMASRLVHLTLIDVLSTGVALRLGDPAVRQLAKVKAAINAGRLPPLA from the coding sequence ATGCCATCCCCGGTCAACAGCGCTGCCGCCCCCCCTGCACCATTGGACATACTGGACGCGATCCGCCGGCTGCGCGGCGAGTTGAAGCGGTCGGAAGGGCGGATCGCCGAACTGGTGCTGGCGGACCCGCGCCGGGTGCTGGACCTGAACGTCACCTCGCTGGCCCAGGCGGCTGAGGTGAGCGAGGCGACGGTCGTGCGTTTCTGCCGCAGCGTCGGCTGCGCCGGCTTTCCGGACTTCAAGCTGCGCCTCGCCGAGAGCCAGGCGCGCGACGCCCTGCGCGATGAGGTGCGGAGCGGCACGCCCTATGTCAGCCAGGACGTGGCGCCCGAGGACGATGTCGGCACGCTCGCGCGAAAAATTTTTTCATCGAGTGCGGCGGCGCTGACGGCCGCCTCCGCGGCCCTGGACGAGCAGGCGCTGGAGCGGGCCATCGCCCTGCTGGCGGCCGCACCGCGGGTGCTGTGCGTCGGCACCGGCGGGTCAAGCGCCCTGGCGAAGGATGCGGCGCACAAGCTGCTGCGCTTCGGCGCCGATGCCCAGCCCTGTGCCGACCCGGTGCTGGCGCGCATGCTGCTGGTCAACATGGGGGCCGGCGGGGTGCTGCTGGCACTGTCCAACACCGGGCGCAGCGGGGCGATCAACGAGCTGGCGGCAGCGGCTCGGGCACAGGGCACGGCTGTTGTCGCGATCACCGCGCCGCGGTCTCCGCTGGCCAGCATGGCGAGCGTGGTCGTCGCCAGCCAGCCGGTGGAGGATACGGAGATGTATACGCCCATGGCCTCGCGGCTGGTCCACCTGACGCTGATCGACGTCCTGTCGACCGGCGTGGCGCTGCGGCTGGGCGATCCGGCGGTGCGGCAATTGGCGAAGGTGAAGGCGGCGATCAATGCCGGGCGGCTGCCGCCGTTGGCATGA
- the edd gene encoding phosphogluconate dehydratase, protein MSKPATLNSVVARVTERIAERSRDRRAAYLARLESAGGKPRRHRLGCANLAHAFAACGANDKAALRGETQPSIGIVTAYNDMLSAHQPYERYPALIRESVRAAGGVAQVAGGVPAMCDGVTQGYEGMELSLFSRDVIALATGVALSHATFDGVLCLGICDKIVPGLVIGSLAFGHLPTIFVPAGPMPSGLSNADKAKARQLYAQGKVGREELLDAESQSYHAPGTCTFYGTANTNQMLMEIMGLHLPGASFVNPNTPLRDALTDAAARRVVAMTAPGAGTPIGRIVDERALVNGIVGLLATGGSTNHTLHIPAIAAAAGIELNWEDFSELSAVVPLLARVYPNGSADVNRFHQAGGMPFVIGQLIDAGLVHTDIATVWGDGGLEPYRGMPDLDEGGALTWTRAATDRSGDPTVVATTAAPFAAEGGLRVLTGNLGRGVIKTSAVKPEHRVVEAPARVFDNQEAVQAAFRAGELDRDVIVVVRYQGPGANGMPELHKLTPPLGVLQDKGFKVALVTDGRMSGASGKVPAAIHVTPEVKGGGPLGRVRDGDVLRLDAEAGTLDALVDAAEWENRGAPPPPSEDASHGCGRELFSLFRNNAGPAESGASVLNLLGR, encoded by the coding sequence ATGAGCAAGCCCGCCACCCTGAATTCTGTCGTCGCCCGCGTGACGGAGCGCATCGCCGAGCGCAGCCGCGACCGCCGTGCGGCCTATCTGGCGCGGCTGGAAAGCGCCGGCGGCAAGCCGCGCCGCCATCGCCTGGGCTGCGCCAATCTCGCCCACGCTTTCGCTGCCTGTGGCGCGAACGACAAGGCGGCGCTGCGTGGCGAGACCCAGCCGTCGATCGGCATCGTCACCGCCTACAACGACATGCTCTCCGCCCACCAGCCTTACGAGCGCTATCCCGCCCTGATCCGCGAGTCAGTGCGCGCGGCCGGTGGCGTGGCCCAGGTGGCGGGCGGCGTGCCGGCGATGTGCGACGGCGTCACCCAGGGTTACGAGGGGATGGAGCTGTCGCTGTTCAGCCGCGACGTGATCGCGCTGGCGACCGGTGTGGCGCTGTCCCACGCCACCTTCGATGGCGTGCTGTGCCTGGGCATCTGCGACAAGATCGTGCCCGGCCTGGTGATCGGCTCGCTCGCCTTCGGCCATCTGCCGACGATCTTCGTGCCCGCCGGGCCGATGCCGTCCGGCCTGTCGAACGCAGACAAGGCGAAGGCGCGCCAGCTCTACGCCCAGGGCAAGGTCGGGCGGGAGGAACTGCTGGACGCCGAGTCCCAGTCCTATCACGCGCCCGGCACCTGCACCTTCTACGGCACCGCCAACACCAACCAGATGCTGATGGAGATCATGGGCCTGCATCTGCCGGGCGCCAGCTTCGTCAACCCCAACACGCCGCTGCGCGATGCGCTGACCGACGCGGCGGCCCGCCGGGTGGTGGCGATGACCGCGCCCGGCGCCGGCACTCCCATCGGCCGCATCGTCGACGAGCGCGCGCTGGTCAATGGCATCGTCGGCCTGCTGGCCACCGGCGGTTCGACCAACCACACCCTGCACATCCCGGCCATCGCCGCCGCCGCCGGCATCGAACTGAACTGGGAGGATTTCTCGGAGCTTTCGGCGGTCGTCCCGCTGCTGGCCCGTGTCTATCCCAACGGCAGCGCCGACGTGAACCGCTTCCATCAGGCCGGCGGCATGCCCTTCGTGATCGGTCAGCTGATTGACGCCGGGCTCGTCCACACCGACATCGCCACCGTCTGGGGCGACGGCGGGCTTGAGCCCTACCGCGGCATGCCGGACCTGGACGAGGGCGGTGCCCTGACCTGGACCCGTGCCGCCACCGATCGGAGCGGCGACCCTACGGTCGTCGCCACCACCGCGGCGCCCTTCGCGGCCGAAGGCGGCCTGCGCGTGCTGACCGGCAATCTCGGCCGCGGCGTGATCAAGACCTCGGCGGTCAAGCCGGAGCATCGCGTCGTCGAGGCGCCCGCCCGCGTCTTCGACAATCAGGAGGCCGTCCAGGCCGCCTTCCGTGCCGGCGAACTCGACCGCGACGTGATCGTGGTCGTCCGCTATCAGGGCCCCGGCGCCAACGGCATGCCGGAACTGCACAAGCTGACCCCGCCGCTGGGCGTGCTGCAGGACAAGGGCTTCAAGGTTGCGCTGGTGACCGACGGCCGCATGTCCGGTGCTTCGGGCAAGGTGCCGGCGGCCATCCATGTCACGCCGGAGGTGAAGGGCGGCGGCCCGCTCGGCCGCGTTCGCGACGGCGATGTCCTGCGGCTGGATGCCGAAGCCGGGACGCTCGACGCCCTGGTGGACGCTGCCGAGTGGGAGAACCGCGGCGCTCCCCCGCCGCCGAGCGAGGATGCCTCCCACGGCTGCGGGCGCGAGCTGTTCTCGCTGTTCCGCAACAATGCCGGCCCGGCGGAGAGCGGTGCCTCGGTTCTCAACCTGCTCGGGCGATAG
- the pedF gene encoding cytochrome c-550 PedF — protein sequence MTHSTAAPPPLARRRPALHAAALAGVLALALAGPVHAHGDVVPQAVDTTGLERLGDKWRDSNPYRSNQRAIEIGASAFNQNCARCHGLGAVSGGIAPDLRYLEKGDAGDEWFKERVINGSIRNGVTYMPAFGEALGQEALWAIRSWLETVHED from the coding sequence ATGACGCACAGCACCGCCGCGCCGCCTCCCCTCGCCCGCCGCCGTCCGGCACTGCATGCCGCCGCCCTGGCCGGAGTGCTGGCGCTGGCGCTGGCCGGTCCGGTCCATGCCCATGGCGATGTGGTGCCGCAGGCGGTCGACACCACCGGGCTGGAGAGGCTGGGCGACAAGTGGCGCGACAGCAATCCCTACCGCAGCAACCAGCGCGCCATCGAGATCGGCGCGTCAGCCTTCAACCAGAACTGCGCGCGCTGCCATGGGCTGGGCGCGGTGTCCGGCGGCATCGCTCCCGACCTGCGCTATCTGGAAAAGGGCGATGCCGGCGACGAGTGGTTCAAGGAGCGCGTGATCAACGGCTCCATACGCAACGGCGTCACCTACATGCCGGCCTTCGGCGAGGCGCTGGGGCAGGAGGCACTGTGGGCCATCCGCTCCTGGCTGGAAACAGTGCATGAGGACTGA
- the zwf gene encoding glucose-6-phosphate dehydrogenase → MQSRSTVAAPALPPFDYTVFGGTGDLALRKLLPALYLRDKAGQVAEGSRIIGVSRSPLSPSDYRAKAEQAILQHVPADERDTGLIARFLERLDYVPVDATSDDGWRDLAERLENPPAQRNSAVRIFYLATSPGLFGPICDQLRAFGLATAGSRVVLEKPIGRDLASAQEINDQVGAVFSEQQIYRIDHYLGKETVQNLLALRFGNSLFEPLWNANHIDHVQITVAETVGVEERGGYYDQSGALRDMVQNHLLQLVCLVGMECPISLAQESVRDEKLKVLRSLKPIGPDEIGGCTVRGQYRAGAVAGGAVPGYLDEPGIPAGSGTETFVALKLEIDNWRWAGVPFYLRSGKRLPAKMSEIVIQFRPIRHSIFPQAAGELQANRLIVRLQPDESIRLHLMTKEPGPGGMRLRPAALNLSFAQTFGGRFPDAYERLLMDVVRGNSTLFMRRDEVEAAWQWAEPIIDGWTARHEMPKPYIAGTWGPSQSIALIERDGRTWHDDEIPAAAF, encoded by the coding sequence ATGCAATCCCGCTCCACCGTCGCCGCCCCCGCACTGCCTCCCTTCGACTACACCGTGTTCGGCGGCACCGGCGATCTTGCCCTGCGCAAGCTGCTGCCGGCGCTCTATCTGCGCGACAAGGCGGGGCAGGTGGCCGAGGGCAGCCGCATCATCGGCGTCTCGCGCAGCCCGCTCAGCCCGTCCGACTACCGCGCCAAGGCGGAGCAGGCGATCCTCCAGCATGTTCCCGCCGACGAGCGCGACACCGGACTGATCGCGCGCTTCCTGGAGCGGCTGGACTATGTTCCGGTCGATGCCACCTCCGACGACGGCTGGCGCGATCTGGCGGAGCGGCTGGAGAACCCGCCTGCCCAGCGCAACAGCGCGGTGCGCATCTTCTATCTCGCGACCTCGCCCGGCCTGTTCGGTCCGATCTGCGACCAGCTCCGTGCCTTCGGCCTTGCCACGGCGGGCTCCCGCGTCGTGCTGGAAAAGCCGATCGGCCGTGACCTTGCCTCGGCGCAGGAGATCAACGATCAGGTCGGCGCCGTCTTCTCCGAACAGCAGATTTATCGCATCGACCATTATCTGGGTAAGGAGACGGTGCAGAATCTGCTGGCTCTGCGCTTCGGCAACTCCCTGTTCGAGCCGCTGTGGAACGCCAACCACATCGATCATGTGCAGATCACCGTCGCCGAGACGGTCGGCGTCGAGGAGCGCGGCGGTTACTACGACCAGTCCGGCGCTTTGCGCGACATGGTGCAGAACCACCTGCTGCAGCTCGTCTGTCTGGTCGGCATGGAATGCCCGATCTCGCTGGCCCAGGAATCGGTGCGCGACGAGAAGCTGAAAGTGCTGCGTTCGCTCAAGCCCATCGGGCCGGACGAGATCGGCGGCTGCACCGTCCGCGGCCAGTATCGCGCCGGCGCGGTCGCCGGCGGCGCCGTGCCCGGCTATCTCGACGAACCCGGTATCCCGGCCGGCAGCGGCACCGAGACCTTCGTCGCGCTGAAGCTGGAGATCGACAACTGGCGCTGGGCCGGCGTGCCCTTCTATCTGCGCAGCGGCAAGCGGCTGCCAGCCAAGATGTCGGAAATCGTCATCCAGTTCCGCCCGATCCGCCATTCGATCTTCCCGCAGGCGGCGGGCGAGCTCCAAGCCAACCGCCTGATCGTCCGCCTGCAGCCCGACGAGAGCATCCGCCTCCACCTGATGACCAAGGAGCCGGGACCGGGCGGCATGCGCCTGCGGCCGGCTGCCCTCAACCTCAGCTTCGCCCAGACCTTTGGCGGTCGCTTCCCCGACGCCTACGAGCGGCTGCTGATGGATGTGGTGCGCGGCAACTCCACCCTGTTCATGCGCCGCGACGAGGTCGAGGCCGCATGGCAATGGGCGGAGCCGATCATCGACGGCTGGACGGCCCGGCACGAGATGCCGAAGCCCTACATCGCCGGCACCTGGGGTCCCTCGCAGTCCATCGCCCTGATCGAGCGCGACGGTCGCACCTGGCACGATGACGAAATCCCGGCTGCCGCTTTCTGA